A genomic window from Phoenix dactylifera cultivar Barhee BC4 chromosome 7, palm_55x_up_171113_PBpolish2nd_filt_p, whole genome shotgun sequence includes:
- the LOC103719513 gene encoding transcription factor bHLH49-like isoform X1, which yields MGINEKDKFGWEKAGDHPNYHSSGMPADRQFGNPSISLVSAHPMVSSPSPSVSMVESFPPSLWNPSAHSQNSGFCGNSVQSSMVASNSMPTGKPIPGPSKLDMGWNPSDSSSQGSRVFLQTGPGALSPTLSHFPTDSAFIEHVARFSSFNGGNLNGMVSPFSTAESLSSYSNTRKGALGAQIQKSKMSPTEARMAASLPIDHGSSSRSPMKEQRDKGSLHGAGVSGNESGEPEFSGGGQEEAPNLASPAGDSSSKGLAANKRKRSGQDIEPDRVQGGASQPSVETTEDNVDTKQKPGQNSSTMATVKPNGKQAKDSSDAPKEDCIHVRARRGQATNSHSLAERVRREKISERMKFLQELVPGCSKVTGKAVMLDEIINYVQSLQRQVEFLSMKLAAVNPRLDFNIEGLLSKDLFHSRGGPSSSIGFSRDTVHPQLHPSQQGLVQAGMSGIVNHSDALRTAMNAQLTSINGYKEPMPQIPNAWNEELHNVMQMTFGANPPLNAQELNGKPCEGFPM from the exons ATGGGTATTAATGAGAAGGATAAATTTGGGTGGGAGAAGGCTGGGGATCATCCTAACTATCACAGTTCAGGTATGCCAGCCGATCGGCAATTCGGCAATCCATCAATCAGTTTGGTCTCGGCTCACCCTATGGTTTCCTCCCCATCTCCATCAGTTTCCATGGTGGAATCCTTTCCCCCTAGCCTCTGGAACCCTTCTGCCCATTCACAGAACTCAGGCTTCTGTGGTAATAGTGTCCAAAGCAGCATGGTGGCCTCCAATAGCATGCCCACAGGAAAACCAATTCCCGGGCCTTCGAAGCTTGACATGGGCTGGAATCCTTCAGATTCTTCATCACAAGGAAGTAGGGTTTTCTTACAGACCGGCCCTGGGGCTCTCTCTCCAACTCTCTCTCATTTCCCGACTGATTCTGCTTTCATCGAGCATGTCGCAAGGTTTTCAAGCTTCAATGGTGGTAATTTAAATGGCATGGTGAGTCCTTTCAGTACAGCTGAGTCCCTGAGCTCCTACTCTAATACTCGGAAAGGTGCCCTGGGAGCTCAGATACAAAAGAGTAAAATGAGCCCAACTGAAGCTCGTATGGCTGCCTCATTGCCTATTGATCATGGATCCAGCAGTAGAAGTCCGATGAAGGAGCAGAGAGATAAGGGGAGCTTACATGGTGCTGGTGTCTCAGGCAATGAGTCCGGTGAGCCTGAGTTCAGTGGAGGTGGGCAAGAGGAGGCACCTAATTTGGCTAGTCCAgctggggattcttcttccaaAGGACTTGCTgctaacaagaggaaaaggtccGGTCAG GATATCGAACCAGACCGAGTACAAGGAGGAGCCTCGCAGCCTTCTGTTGAGACCACAGAGGATAATGTGGACACTAAACAGAAGCCAGGACAAAATAGCTCAACTATGGCAACTGTCAAGCCTAATGGGAAGCAAGCCAAGGATAGCTCGGATGCCCCGAAGGAGGATTGTATTCATGTGAGAGCACGGCGTGGCCAGGCAACTAATAGCCACAGTCTTGCAGAAAGA GTGAGGAGGGAAAAAATTAGTGAACGGATGAAGTTTCTTCAAGAACTTGTTCCTGGTTGCAGTAAA GTCACAGGAAAAGCAGTCATGCTGGATGAGATCATCAACTATGTTCAATCACTGCAACGGCAGGTTGAG TTTCTGTCAATGAAGCTTGCTGCTGTCAATCCCAGGCTGGACTTCAACATAGAAGGACTTCTTTCTAAAGAT CTTTTTCATTCGAGAGGCGGTCCTTCATCTTCCATTGGTTTCTCAAGAGATACGGTTCATCCTCAACTACATCCATCTCAACAGGGTCTTGTTCAAGCAGGGATGTCCGGCATTGTAAACCATTCTGATGCGCTTCGAACAGCAATGAATGCTCAACTGACTTCCATTAATGGATACAAAGAACCTATGCCTCAG ATACCTAATGCATGGAACGAGGAGCTCCACAATGTTATGCAAATGACTTTTGGTGCTAATCCCCCTCTCAATGCCCAAGAGTTAAATGGTAAACCTTGCGAGGGATTCCCCATGTGA
- the LOC103719513 gene encoding transcription factor bHLH49-like isoform X2, with protein sequence MPADRQFGNPSISLVSAHPMVSSPSPSVSMVESFPPSLWNPSAHSQNSGFCGNSVQSSMVASNSMPTGKPIPGPSKLDMGWNPSDSSSQGSRVFLQTGPGALSPTLSHFPTDSAFIEHVARFSSFNGGNLNGMVSPFSTAESLSSYSNTRKGALGAQIQKSKMSPTEARMAASLPIDHGSSSRSPMKEQRDKGSLHGAGVSGNESGEPEFSGGGQEEAPNLASPAGDSSSKGLAANKRKRSGQDIEPDRVQGGASQPSVETTEDNVDTKQKPGQNSSTMATVKPNGKQAKDSSDAPKEDCIHVRARRGQATNSHSLAERVRREKISERMKFLQELVPGCSKVTGKAVMLDEIINYVQSLQRQVEFLSMKLAAVNPRLDFNIEGLLSKDLFHSRGGPSSSIGFSRDTVHPQLHPSQQGLVQAGMSGIVNHSDALRTAMNAQLTSINGYKEPMPQIPNAWNEELHNVMQMTFGANPPLNAQELNGKPCEGFPM encoded by the exons ATGCCAGCCGATCGGCAATTCGGCAATCCATCAATCAGTTTGGTCTCGGCTCACCCTATGGTTTCCTCCCCATCTCCATCAGTTTCCATGGTGGAATCCTTTCCCCCTAGCCTCTGGAACCCTTCTGCCCATTCACAGAACTCAGGCTTCTGTGGTAATAGTGTCCAAAGCAGCATGGTGGCCTCCAATAGCATGCCCACAGGAAAACCAATTCCCGGGCCTTCGAAGCTTGACATGGGCTGGAATCCTTCAGATTCTTCATCACAAGGAAGTAGGGTTTTCTTACAGACCGGCCCTGGGGCTCTCTCTCCAACTCTCTCTCATTTCCCGACTGATTCTGCTTTCATCGAGCATGTCGCAAGGTTTTCAAGCTTCAATGGTGGTAATTTAAATGGCATGGTGAGTCCTTTCAGTACAGCTGAGTCCCTGAGCTCCTACTCTAATACTCGGAAAGGTGCCCTGGGAGCTCAGATACAAAAGAGTAAAATGAGCCCAACTGAAGCTCGTATGGCTGCCTCATTGCCTATTGATCATGGATCCAGCAGTAGAAGTCCGATGAAGGAGCAGAGAGATAAGGGGAGCTTACATGGTGCTGGTGTCTCAGGCAATGAGTCCGGTGAGCCTGAGTTCAGTGGAGGTGGGCAAGAGGAGGCACCTAATTTGGCTAGTCCAgctggggattcttcttccaaAGGACTTGCTgctaacaagaggaaaaggtccGGTCAG GATATCGAACCAGACCGAGTACAAGGAGGAGCCTCGCAGCCTTCTGTTGAGACCACAGAGGATAATGTGGACACTAAACAGAAGCCAGGACAAAATAGCTCAACTATGGCAACTGTCAAGCCTAATGGGAAGCAAGCCAAGGATAGCTCGGATGCCCCGAAGGAGGATTGTATTCATGTGAGAGCACGGCGTGGCCAGGCAACTAATAGCCACAGTCTTGCAGAAAGA GTGAGGAGGGAAAAAATTAGTGAACGGATGAAGTTTCTTCAAGAACTTGTTCCTGGTTGCAGTAAA GTCACAGGAAAAGCAGTCATGCTGGATGAGATCATCAACTATGTTCAATCACTGCAACGGCAGGTTGAG TTTCTGTCAATGAAGCTTGCTGCTGTCAATCCCAGGCTGGACTTCAACATAGAAGGACTTCTTTCTAAAGAT CTTTTTCATTCGAGAGGCGGTCCTTCATCTTCCATTGGTTTCTCAAGAGATACGGTTCATCCTCAACTACATCCATCTCAACAGGGTCTTGTTCAAGCAGGGATGTCCGGCATTGTAAACCATTCTGATGCGCTTCGAACAGCAATGAATGCTCAACTGACTTCCATTAATGGATACAAAGAACCTATGCCTCAG ATACCTAATGCATGGAACGAGGAGCTCCACAATGTTATGCAAATGACTTTTGGTGCTAATCCCCCTCTCAATGCCCAAGAGTTAAATGGTAAACCTTGCGAGGGATTCCCCATGTGA